The DNA region GATGGGAATTTTGGCGCTCGTCATCGGAATGCTGACTACAGGTATGACTTCAGTTTATGCGTTTACGAGTGTAGGTTTGTTCTGCTCCACTTTGTGGCCGTGTATTTTTGCTTTGGCGATCAACGGACTTGGTAAGCATACGAATCAAGGGTCAGGATTCCTGATTATGATGATTATGGGTGGTGGAATTATTTCGTGGATCCAGGGAATGCTTGCCGATGCGACCAACATCCACTTCAGCTATATTGTGGGAGTGCTTTGTTTTGCGTATCTTGCTTTCTACGCGATTCGGGTTCCTGGAATTTTGAAATCTCAGGGAATTGAACTGGGCAATTTAGATTCAAAAGGTGGCCATTAAAACAAATAAAATATTCAGAAGAAAGAGTTTTTGGGCGGGTTTATTACTTGCCCAATTTCTTTTGTTTTTTGTACTGTCAAAAGTGCCGACGGCGGTTTACAAATTTGAAAATTTCTTTGAGTTTCAGAAAGGTCTCCATCAAAAGTTATTTTCATTTTTACCGTTTTCTGTGGGCGATGTGTTCTATGTTCTGCTGGGAATTGTAACGGTTTTTCTCATCATTAAAATTATTAATAAAAAAAGCAGAAATTCAGGTTTGATTAAGTTTTTGGTATTGTTAAATGTGCTCTATTTCACCTACCAGATATTTTGGGGAATGCTTTATTTTCAAAAGCCGCTGATCGAAAAACTTCCGCAGAAAGAACCTGATGTTGAAGCAATGAAAGCTTTAGCTTTGAAGTACCTCGAACAATGCAAACAAACCAGGTATTTAGTTGACGAGGACCGATACGGCGTTTTTAAAGTGTATCGAAAAAAGGCGCTAAAATCTGAAATTCTGAAGCAGCAAGCCGTACTTCCACAATTTATTAATGATAAAAAAGCGGGCGTAATCAATTCCTTCAAACCCAGTTTATTTAAAGGCGTGATGAGCTACACGGGAATTTTGGGATACTACAACCCGTTTACCGCGGAAGCGAACTACAATTCGGAACTGCCGTCGACTTATCTTCCGTTCACACTCGCGCACGAAAGCGCGCACCAGCTCGGGTATGCGCGTGAGCAGGAAGCAAACTTTATCGGCTACCTGATCGGGAAAAATTCAACCAACGACGAGTTGCGGTACAGCACGGAATATTTTGTCTTAAAATCTTTACTGAACGCCATAGCAAGCGAAGATGAAAAATTCGTAAAATCAATCATCAACCAATATTCTGAGGAAATGAAACGGGACCGATTTGCCGAAAGAATGTTTAACAGGCGACATGCTGGTTTCCTCGATGCGTTTTTCGGATTCACCAACGACCTTTTCCTGAAAAGCAATCAGCAGGAAGGAAGTGTCACGTATTCGTACTTCGTGGATTTACTCCTTCGATACGAATCTTCAGCTCAATAGTGTAAAAAAAGAATCGCATCTTGCGATACGATTCTAAAAACACAAATGATGAAAAAAAATTTATTGCCTCCATAACAACAGGGGTCATTATTTCAGCGATGTAAAAGTAACACTAATATTTCTAATTTCAAAATTATTTTTTCAAATATGTAGAAAATTATCTACAAAGTTAGTTTTGGTTTTTCATTCATCAGATTTTGATTATCTTTTTATGTTTTATAAAAGATAGCAACATATATCAGTAATGATTAGTCCCGTTTGTTACCAATAAAGACAAAAAAAAGCAATCCTTGAAATAGCAATAATTTACTTTAATGACGATACTTTTTTGGAATCCTAAAACAAATGAACCGAAATCAACATAATCAAAAAAAATAGACAATTTCACCACGGTCTATCTTAAACAAAAAATTCCAACATTTAGTTGGAATTTTGTAGCGAAGACGGGAGTATCTTTATATCACAATAAAACACAGTAAATAATTAAAAAACAGATTATTAGCGGTTTATGAAATTTTATAACCAATCAAAAACCAATAGATATGTTTAGATAATCCCTGTTTTAGTCCCTGATTTTTTAAGTAGGGACTAATTTTGATTATTTGTAAAGTCAAAAATCAAATGCTTAAGAATTCCAATTTTGGAATGATTGGATTCATAATAGGATTTTATAAGATTGTGAGATTCAAGGTTTAGCACTTCAGAGTTTCTTTTATCTTTTATTAAAAGAGAGTTAATCCCGTTTTTAGTTTCGTCAGCATTACCTTCAAGTAAATACCCTAACATACAACCCATTGGATATTTTTCAGAAAGATACCTTTGCATTCCTTCCTTGATATAAGATCTTTTCAGTTTGGAGTCTTTTTCTTTTAGTCTTTTAGCTTCCATGTAGTAATGAAACCTTTGCTCTTTCCATATTTTAAAGTAAACGAAATCAATTCTCGGTAATTTATCTGCAAAACCTTTTGTCTGATTTTCTGCATTAGAAAACAGCTTATTTTCAGTTTTACAAGTAATGCCTTTATCTATAGAAAATTGACTTTCATTGACATAATAACATAATAATTCTGAAAAATCATTTTCAAGCCAATCGGTTTGATATTTCTTTTCTACAATGGCTAAATTGTATGCATTAACAACTAATTCTATACAATCATCCTCAAAAGCCCTTCTGTAAATCTCACTAAGCTTCATCGTGTACTCCGTTTAAAATTTCAAGAATTAATTCGGAGGCATCTTCAAAAGCCATTGATTGAGACCAAAATCTACGTTGATTAGGACGAATGATATAAATGTCATCCCCTCTTTTGTAATTGAGTTTTTTTCTGAAATATATGTTTTTCGCTTTCTGTTCCCACAAATATTGGTCAAGTCTCATTAATTCATCACCAATGTTTTCATTAGAGATAGAAATTTCTTTTTTAGTTTTCTCGTGGGATATTTTTATCATCATCAAAGGCGATGATTTTAAACCTTTTAGATTGTAAACAGTTGCATTTGCAAATACATTTTGTCCTTCAAGAAATTCATTGAGTTCTGAAGATATTATTTGAGCGTATTCTTCAGGTTGTTTTTCGGTCGCAGGTAAAATTGCTTTTGACTTTTCCTGATTATGAAATAAATCTAAGTTATACAATATTGCATCTGATACTAATACTTTTTCATATTCTTCAAAGTTGAAACCATTAAGAATTGTAGAATCAATATTTTCATTAATGAAATTTTTCAAATCCTGTTCTTCAAAATCATTATTTAAAAAAGATTTTGATTTCATTTTGATTAAAAGTTCTTTTGTAGCCTCTATAATCTTCAATCCTTGTTCATCATTTAACGAAAAAGGAATTGACAAATATTCATTCTTCATTATTTGCTCGCGTTCAATTCCATACGATGAAATTGTCATAAACAAATAATAAGTGCTAAATTTTGAATTGAAAAAACTCAATAACTTATAAAGCTCATCAATTTTACTTTCATTTGTGTAAAAGCCATAAACACCATCTCTAAACGAACATTGATTTTCAATAAATGAAGCACAAACACTATTGTTTTCAAGACCTTTCTTTAAAATAATGTGAGGATTAATATATGCGTCAATATCTCCCAATCTTCTAAAAGCAGTTAATTGTTCAATTTCTGTAATGTTATTTACGTTGTAAAATTCTTTATAAAAATTAATAGCTTTAGATGTTTTTATTGCATTTCTTACAGAATTTAGTTTTTCGTTTGGTGTAAAATATTTATTTACACACTCCGCATCCAAATAATCCAACGATGTAAGTGTTTCGGAATATTTAGGAGTGTCCTTTTTTTGTGTAAGCAATTGAAATCCAACTCCAGATTTAATATTATTGTCAACAATAAAATTCTCGACTGTTTGAAACTTTGAGTTATTCAATTTTTTTATTAAATTCCAATCATTCATTCCTCCCCACATTGCCACTTTCCAGATTTTGGTATCTGGCTTTTGGCATTCTTCTCTTGGAATATATTTAATATCAGTCGAATCTATTGACAATCCTTCAATAACATTAGACCTTACCCAAGTTTTTGGAGCATAGTAAACAATAGTATCATTTCGATTATCAGGCTGATGATTTTTGTAAAATACAATACTTATTGGACCTGTTGCATCTCCGAACAATTGTCCGCCGAAATTCTTTTTAGCTTTACGTAAGATTGAAAAGTTAAAAACTTTTTCTACATAGCATTGATTAAAAAGCCATTCTCTGAAATTCTTGTAAGTTCCTCTTGTATTGGTTAAGACCTTTGTGTTAAATATTAATGCAATTTCACCATGAGGAGCAAAGAAAGTTGCCTTATGTAAAAATGGCAATACCTTTTCTTTTGCAAAATTTTCTTTATTACAATAATTTCTAATCGTATCTAATAAGTTCTTATCGCCAAAAGGAGGATTTCCTACAACAAGCCGAAAGTTCTGCAATTCATCTATTGATGACAAGTCAGAAATAGTATCCCGACAAAAAAGGTTTCGACCTTTCTTCTGCTCATTCTTTTCCTTTGGGTCGTTTACTAAATAAGGTAAACGATAATTTTTATTTTGCCATAGATTTTTAGGGTCTAATTTATCAACCAAAGCCAAATACAAACTAAACGCAGCAACTTTTATTGCTTGTGGATGAATTTCAATTCCAAAAATATTTTCTTTTAATAGCTTAACTAAAGTGTCAAAGTCCGAAAGGTTATCAATGCTATGAGCATTTTCATAACGTTTAACCAATCGTTTGAAGCTCTCAACCAAGAAAATTCCAGAACCGCAACTTGGATCCAATGTTTTCACATTATATTCTGTTTCTCCATTATTTACTGGAAGTTTTTCATTTAAAATAAACTCAACTAATGATGGTGGTGTATAGTAAGTGCCAGAATTTTCTTTTAATGTAGGATCGGTTTCAGCTAAGAAATTTTCATAAATTTCACTTAGTAACTCAATTTGTATTATTTTGAAATTAAAAAGCCTAAATTGCCTCCAATCATCAAAGAACTGTGCGTTATAGTTTTTTTCGTTCCCACGAATGAAACAAGTTTTAATTATTTGAAGCTGTTCTCTTGAAATATTTTCGCCTTGTTCTAATGTAAATACATTACCATTGAAATGATTTTCAAGTCGTTTGAATAAATCATAAGTAGCTGTTACATCGTCTAAAATATCAAAGTATGATTCAGCATCTTTTTTGATTTGACTATAAAAATCCTTTTCAGCAGCACCTCTGTCTTCAAGATATAAAAGGAACAGTGACCGTAGAATAATTCTATGAATGAAATCTATTTCTAACCCTTGACTCCTTAAATATTCAGCCGTATTAACCAAACTGGTTACTAAATATTTATCAACTCTTTTTTGTAAATTTATTTTATCCCGAACAATTTTCGCGTCTTCTAAAGTCCAGATAATTCCTGTATCGATGGCAATTCTAGAAAATAGCTTATTGAGTTCTTGCAACTGTTGTTTGTCGGAATATTGATAGGAATTAATTTCAATTTCTTGTAACTCATTTTTGTAATCAAAATCATCTTTGGTTACTATAAGTGGTTTTTCAGAGCAATTGTAGATACGGATTTCCGTTTCCGAATATACATACAGAAACAATACTTTTTTGTAGTTCCAAATTTTACGTTGTGTTTCAGCAATGTCTTTTAAATATATTTCATCATTGAAATTTGCAACTTTTTTCAGAAAAACAGCAGGAAAACTATTATTGGTTTCTTCGTCTGTATTGAAATAAATTAAATCAACACCAAAATCTTTTTCTTTTACTTCATTTAGGATAACAGCTTCACTATCCGATAGTTTTTCACTATCGGATTGAATAGACTTTGCTCTACCTAAATCAAGAAATTCAAGAATATCAAGTGTTGCCATATTACTACATACAATTAGTACACAATCTTCAAAGATACTTTAAACTTATTAAAAAAAACTTTTCTTTCAAGGAATTTTTGTTCATTCACTTATTAGGCGAGA from Chryseobacterium suipulveris includes:
- a CDS encoding DUF3810 domain-containing protein, which translates into the protein MPTAVYKFENFFEFQKGLHQKLFSFLPFSVGDVFYVLLGIVTVFLIIKIINKKSRNSGLIKFLVLLNVLYFTYQIFWGMLYFQKPLIEKLPQKEPDVEAMKALALKYLEQCKQTRYLVDEDRYGVFKVYRKKALKSEILKQQAVLPQFINDKKAGVINSFKPSLFKGVMSYTGILGYYNPFTAEANYNSELPSTYLPFTLAHESAHQLGYAREQEANFIGYLIGKNSTNDELRYSTEYFVLKSLLNAIASEDEKFVKSIINQYSEEMKRDRFAERMFNRRHAGFLDAFFGFTNDLFLKSNQQEGSVTYSYFVDLLLRYESSAQ
- a CDS encoding HsdM family class I SAM-dependent methyltransferase codes for the protein MATLDILEFLDLGRAKSIQSDSEKLSDSEAVILNEVKEKDFGVDLIYFNTDEETNNSFPAVFLKKVANFNDEIYLKDIAETQRKIWNYKKVLFLYVYSETEIRIYNCSEKPLIVTKDDFDYKNELQEIEINSYQYSDKQQLQELNKLFSRIAIDTGIIWTLEDAKIVRDKINLQKRVDKYLVTSLVNTAEYLRSQGLEIDFIHRIILRSLFLLYLEDRGAAEKDFYSQIKKDAESYFDILDDVTATYDLFKRLENHFNGNVFTLEQGENISREQLQIIKTCFIRGNEKNYNAQFFDDWRQFRLFNFKIIQIELLSEIYENFLAETDPTLKENSGTYYTPPSLVEFILNEKLPVNNGETEYNVKTLDPSCGSGIFLVESFKRLVKRYENAHSIDNLSDFDTLVKLLKENIFGIEIHPQAIKVAAFSLYLALVDKLDPKNLWQNKNYRLPYLVNDPKEKNEQKKGRNLFCRDTISDLSSIDELQNFRLVVGNPPFGDKNLLDTIRNYCNKENFAKEKVLPFLHKATFFAPHGEIALIFNTKVLTNTRGTYKNFREWLFNQCYVEKVFNFSILRKAKKNFGGQLFGDATGPISIVFYKNHQPDNRNDTIVYYAPKTWVRSNVIEGLSIDSTDIKYIPREECQKPDTKIWKVAMWGGMNDWNLIKKLNNSKFQTVENFIVDNNIKSGVGFQLLTQKKDTPKYSETLTSLDYLDAECVNKYFTPNEKLNSVRNAIKTSKAINFYKEFYNVNNITEIEQLTAFRRLGDIDAYINPHIILKKGLENNSVCASFIENQCSFRDGVYGFYTNESKIDELYKLLSFFNSKFSTYYLFMTISSYGIEREQIMKNEYLSIPFSLNDEQGLKIIEATKELLIKMKSKSFLNNDFEEQDLKNFINENIDSTILNGFNFEEYEKVLVSDAILYNLDLFHNQEKSKAILPATEKQPEEYAQIISSELNEFLEGQNVFANATVYNLKGLKSSPLMMIKISHEKTKKEISISNENIGDELMRLDQYLWEQKAKNIYFRKKLNYKRGDDIYIIRPNQRRFWSQSMAFEDASELILEILNGVHDEA